Proteins encoded by one window of Actinocorallia herbida:
- a CDS encoding DUF6758 family protein has product MGSERFCPRCGGTAVPPGEGGEWSCVLHGPVLPLDPPVPPGEEGLATVREDAQVPLWLPWPLPSGWLVTGFLRAGDERSGTRAAGVALSGPGLAAGPADMLLVSEEVGVGLGAHYAGLKGTDPGPAFDDGPPNAKVTAQGRPVPLWAVDAPPDRAVYAGEALGRWLWAVLWPAEAGVMILDRLQFTDLREPGMDLDLPFGAPCPRLAGPPPDEDRG; this is encoded by the coding sequence GTGGGATCTGAACGCTTCTGTCCCCGCTGCGGCGGAACTGCGGTCCCGCCCGGCGAGGGCGGGGAGTGGAGCTGTGTCCTGCACGGCCCGGTGCTCCCGCTGGATCCGCCCGTTCCGCCCGGCGAGGAGGGCCTCGCGACGGTCCGGGAGGACGCCCAGGTGCCGCTGTGGCTGCCCTGGCCGCTGCCGTCCGGCTGGCTCGTCACCGGCTTCCTGCGGGCCGGAGACGAACGCTCAGGCACTCGCGCGGCGGGGGTGGCACTTTCGGGCCCCGGCCTGGCCGCGGGCCCTGCGGACATGCTCCTGGTCTCCGAGGAGGTGGGTGTGGGCCTCGGCGCCCACTACGCGGGCCTGAAAGGGACCGACCCCGGCCCCGCGTTCGACGACGGACCTCCGAACGCGAAGGTCACCGCGCAAGGCCGTCCGGTGCCTCTGTGGGCCGTCGACGCGCCCCCTGACCGCGCGGTCTACGCGGGCGAGGCCCTGGGCCGCTGGCTGTGGGCGGTGCTCTGGCCCGCCGAGGCGGGCGTGATGATCCTCGACCGGCTTCAGTTCACCGACCTGCGCGAGCCCGGCATGGACCTTGATCTGCCGTTCGGCGCCCCCTGCCCCCGACTGGCCGGCCCGCCGCCGGACGAGGACCGCGGCTGA
- a CDS encoding alpha/beta fold hydrolase, producing MTRVGRRVVAMDMRGQYETPGTPDDPDAYRIAALGADILAVAERLGPEPVHLVGHSFGGLVTREAVLAEPTAVASFTLMSSGPGAITGRSAERATMLRDALGVLSMNDVWEIKLGPDAVAAGQPGPVISFLRGRSLRTCPRGLIEMAGELTTAPDKVEDLCKVCDDADLPIMVLFGEDDDAWDPRVQAAMADKLDAVRVVIPGAAHSPAWEAPETTAHALTDFWNSAERR from the coding sequence TTGACGCGGGTAGGCCGACGCGTCGTCGCCATGGACATGCGCGGCCAGTACGAGACCCCTGGCACCCCGGACGACCCCGACGCCTACCGGATCGCCGCTCTCGGCGCCGACATCCTCGCGGTGGCCGAAAGACTCGGCCCCGAGCCCGTCCACCTGGTCGGCCACTCCTTCGGCGGCCTGGTGACCCGCGAGGCGGTCCTGGCCGAGCCGACGGCCGTCGCCTCGTTCACCCTGATGTCGTCGGGCCCCGGCGCGATCACCGGCCGGTCCGCGGAGCGCGCGACCATGCTGCGCGACGCCCTCGGGGTGCTCAGCATGAACGACGTCTGGGAGATCAAGCTCGGCCCGGACGCGGTGGCCGCGGGCCAGCCGGGACCGGTGATCTCCTTCCTGCGCGGCCGCTCGCTGCGAACCTGCCCGCGCGGCCTGATCGAGATGGCCGGGGAGCTGACCACCGCGCCCGACAAGGTCGAGGACCTGTGCAAGGTCTGCGACGACGCCGATCTGCCGATCATGGTCCTGTTCGGCGAGGACGACGACGCCTGGGACCCGCGCGTCCAGGCGGCGATGGCCGACAAGCTGGACGCCGTCCGCGTGGTGATCCCCGGCGCGGCCCACTCGCCCGCGTGGGAGGCCCCGGAGACCACCGCGCACGCCCTCACCGACTTCTGGAACTCCGCGGAGCGCCGCTGA
- a CDS encoding NUDIX hydrolase: MRCVGAVIVQDGALLLVRRGRPPGEGLWSIPGGRVEPGETDHAAVIRELAEETALTVEPGALLGSVRIGPYDVFDYRARVLSGEARAGDDAADLRWVPLTRLGDLPLTDGLRDALLLWRVIDG, from the coding sequence ATGCGATGTGTGGGGGCGGTGATCGTGCAGGACGGGGCGCTGCTGCTGGTGCGGCGCGGCCGCCCGCCGGGCGAGGGGCTGTGGTCGATTCCCGGCGGGCGGGTCGAACCGGGCGAGACCGACCACGCCGCCGTCATCCGGGAACTCGCCGAGGAGACCGCGCTCACGGTCGAACCCGGGGCGTTGCTCGGCTCCGTGCGGATCGGCCCCTATGACGTCTTCGACTACCGCGCGCGGGTTCTTTCCGGCGAGGCGAGGGCGGGTGACGACGCCGCCGACCTGCGATGGGTCCCGCTCACCCGGCTCGGCGACCTGCCCTTGACCGACGGATTGCGCGACGCGCTCCTGCTCTGGCGGGTCATCGACGGGTAA
- a CDS encoding CPBP family intramembrane glutamic endopeptidase, with product MEPPEDVPPPDREGTQDARDAQGATSGTTSWAPVDPGPVFGPPEPQASWPAEHTYPVQHSEPPPAVPGSGPEAPGYQVPSWGAPAGPGYRLPEPGGHPPAQGPYGYAPPPPPGYGGRPPAQGPPVPPPYGYGGQAPPAQGQAAPSPYGYGAPQPGAAPGAYPGQPYGGVPGVPGQPYATGAYATGPYAPPPGPGYLVPGVHLPVKSEPWLAAPGPGTPFHRMDRTRLHSWWRPLVGTLTLAALIFAVSILVFVLWMAAHWIITGEEPKLLEGGTQLFGGVVEDLAAQLTLIAVWLPLVPLVVWWIARRPAGTVVSVLGRMRWKWLGVCALVAVGYVVISYALLVVVTAAFGDDEPAKGTGFPGWSAVVAPLVVIVLLVPFQAAAEEFVFRGWLLQAIGGCTLARPDGGYRSGFTSALGKVFATPWPAIIISSAVFVAGHGYTGWAMLDIGLWAVTCGWLAVKTGGLEAPIALHVLNNLVAFAAPVFAGELDDALVQGGAPAYILLADVPPLIFFAGMVLWLRRRTGVAVVTPGEPLPPPKPGPYASAPQPGS from the coding sequence CCACCCGAGGACGTGCCGCCCCCGGACCGCGAGGGCACGCAGGACGCGCGGGACGCGCAGGGAGCCACGTCGGGGACCACGTCCTGGGCGCCGGTGGATCCGGGGCCCGTGTTCGGCCCGCCCGAGCCGCAGGCGTCCTGGCCCGCCGAGCACACCTACCCCGTGCAGCACTCGGAGCCGCCGCCCGCCGTGCCAGGGTCCGGCCCGGAGGCGCCCGGCTACCAGGTCCCCTCCTGGGGCGCGCCCGCAGGCCCGGGCTACCGCCTGCCCGAGCCGGGCGGCCACCCGCCCGCGCAAGGCCCCTACGGCTACGCACCCCCGCCTCCGCCCGGCTACGGCGGCCGTCCTCCCGCGCAAGGCCCGCCTGTGCCTCCGCCCTACGGCTACGGCGGCCAGGCTCCGCCTGCGCAGGGCCAGGCCGCTCCTTCGCCTTACGGCTACGGAGCCCCGCAGCCAGGCGCCGCACCGGGGGCTTATCCAGGTCAGCCCTACGGCGGTGTTCCCGGAGTCCCCGGGCAGCCGTACGCGACGGGCGCCTATGCGACGGGTCCTTACGCGCCGCCGCCCGGTCCGGGGTATCTCGTGCCGGGTGTGCACCTTCCCGTCAAGTCGGAGCCTTGGCTGGCGGCTCCCGGGCCGGGCACGCCCTTCCACCGGATGGACCGCACCCGTCTGCACAGCTGGTGGCGGCCGCTCGTCGGCACGCTCACGCTCGCCGCGCTGATCTTCGCCGTGTCCATCCTCGTCTTCGTCCTCTGGATGGCCGCGCACTGGATCATCACCGGTGAGGAGCCCAAGCTCCTCGAGGGCGGCACCCAGCTCTTCGGCGGGGTCGTGGAGGACCTGGCCGCCCAGCTCACGCTGATCGCCGTCTGGCTGCCGCTGGTGCCCCTCGTCGTCTGGTGGATCGCGCGGAGGCCCGCGGGGACCGTGGTGTCCGTGCTCGGCCGGATGCGCTGGAAGTGGCTGGGCGTCTGCGCGCTGGTCGCGGTCGGGTACGTCGTGATCTCCTACGCGCTGCTGGTGGTCGTCACCGCGGCCTTCGGCGACGACGAGCCGGCGAAGGGCACGGGCTTCCCAGGCTGGTCGGCCGTGGTGGCGCCGCTCGTCGTCATCGTGCTGCTCGTGCCGTTCCAGGCCGCGGCCGAGGAGTTCGTCTTCCGCGGCTGGCTGCTCCAGGCCATCGGTGGCTGCACCCTCGCCCGTCCCGACGGCGGCTACCGCAGCGGGTTCACCAGCGCGCTGGGCAAGGTGTTCGCCACGCCGTGGCCCGCGATCATCATCAGCAGCGCGGTCTTCGTCGCGGGCCACGGCTACACCGGCTGGGCGATGCTCGACATCGGGCTGTGGGCGGTGACCTGCGGCTGGCTCGCGGTGAAGACCGGCGGCCTGGAGGCGCCGATCGCGCTGCACGTGCTCAACAACCTCGTCGCCTTCGCCGCCCCGGTCTTCGCGGGCGAACTCGACGACGCGCTGGTCCAGGGCGGGGCACCGGCTTACATCCTGCTCGCCGACGTCCCGCCCCTGATCTTCTTCGCCGGGATGGTGCTGTGGCTGCGGCGCCGGACGGGCGTCGCCGTGGTCACCCCCGGAGAACCGCTGCCCCCGCCGAAGCCGGGGCCTTACGCATCTGCGCCGCAGCCGGGTTCCTGA
- a CDS encoding DEAD/DEAH box helicase has translation MIGQARTGTGKTLAFGIALLQRITHGGKAPQGLVIVPTRELAIQVHDDLTLAGGKLGTRVLSVYGGRAYEPQIEALRDGVDVVVGTPGRMLDLIKQRHLDLSQVSVLVLDEGDRMLDLGFLPDIERILSKVPAERQTMLFSATMPGEITALSRRYLTRPTNVRAEAHAESEAQPKVRQVVWQAHQMDKPEMLSRILQADGRGLTMVFCQTKRTCDRLAADLAQRGFAVAAVHGDLGQGQRERALRAFRHGKIDVLIATDVAARGLDIDDVTHVVNYECPEDEKTYVHRIGRTGRAGKEGIAVTLVDWNDLQRWKLINKALGLDFADPQETYSTSDHLYEALSIPRTVKGTLPKEQREREGLNAEALEDIGETGRQRTPKSKDKDRETVERAPRPRRERTRTRTRRSGSADESAPVTTEAVSAPESKAEAIEPVRNESAEAKRPRRRRTRTRRTAGEGQVSENT, from the coding sequence ATCATCGGCCAGGCGCGGACCGGCACGGGCAAGACGCTCGCGTTCGGCATCGCGCTCCTTCAGCGGATCACCCACGGCGGCAAGGCTCCCCAGGGCCTCGTCATCGTGCCGACCCGCGAGCTGGCCATCCAGGTCCACGACGACCTCACGTTGGCGGGCGGCAAGCTCGGCACTCGCGTGCTGTCGGTCTACGGCGGCCGGGCGTACGAGCCGCAGATCGAGGCGCTGCGCGATGGCGTCGACGTCGTCGTCGGCACCCCGGGCCGGATGCTCGACCTCATCAAGCAGCGCCACCTCGACCTCTCGCAGGTCTCGGTGCTGGTGCTGGACGAGGGCGACCGCATGCTCGACCTGGGCTTCCTGCCCGATATCGAGCGGATCCTGTCCAAGGTGCCCGCGGAGCGGCAGACCATGCTCTTCTCGGCGACCATGCCGGGCGAGATCACGGCGCTGTCGCGGCGGTACCTGACCCGTCCCACCAATGTCAGGGCCGAGGCTCATGCCGAGTCCGAGGCCCAGCCCAAGGTGCGCCAGGTCGTCTGGCAGGCCCACCAGATGGACAAGCCCGAGATGCTCTCCCGCATCCTCCAGGCCGACGGCCGGGGCCTGACCATGGTGTTCTGCCAGACCAAGCGCACCTGCGACAGATTGGCCGCTGATCTGGCCCAGCGCGGCTTCGCCGTCGCGGCGGTCCACGGCGACCTCGGCCAGGGCCAGCGCGAGCGGGCGCTGCGCGCGTTCCGGCACGGCAAGATCGACGTGCTGATCGCCACCGACGTGGCGGCGCGCGGCCTCGACATCGACGATGTCACCCACGTGGTCAACTACGAGTGCCCCGAGGACGAGAAGACCTACGTCCACCGGATCGGCCGCACCGGCCGGGCCGGTAAGGAGGGCATCGCGGTGACCCTCGTGGACTGGAACGACCTCCAGCGCTGGAAGCTGATCAACAAGGCGCTCGGGCTCGACTTCGCCGACCCGCAGGAGACCTACTCCACCTCCGATCACCTCTACGAGGCGCTCTCCATCCCCAGGACCGTCAAGGGCACGCTCCCCAAGGAGCAGCGCGAGCGGGAGGGGCTGAACGCCGAGGCACTGGAGGACATCGGCGAGACGGGCCGGCAGCGGACTCCCAAGTCCAAGGACAAGGACAGGGAGACCGTCGAGCGGGCGCCCCGGCCGCGCCGCGAGCGCACCCGGACCCGTACCCGCCGCAGCGGGTCGGCCGACGAGTCGGCTCCGGTCACCACCGAGGCCGTCTCCGCTCCGGAGAGCAAGGCCGAGGCGATCGAGCCGGTGCGCAACGAGTCGGCCGAGGCCAAGCGGCCGCGCCGCCGCCGCACCCGGACCCGGCGCACCGCCGGTGAGGGCCAGGTGTCGGAGAACACCTGA
- a CDS encoding MBL fold metallo-hydrolase yields MTARIESVVTSGPVTVDDETLTVEANTWIVGDDEAVIVIDPANDAEAVLKAVDGREVMAVVCTHGRDNVLSTVLEVSADEERGDAPIMLHRADRPLWRTYFRKLAQETEDEDLRSLEPDQFLEEGGAFEIADVQLEVLHTPGFTGGSITLYGEGESILFTGNTLWRGRPGAYGDDYPELHTQLNSISAQFGQLPRDTRVLTGQGAETTVGEEADRWESWYELSRNDTESDES; encoded by the coding sequence GTGACTGCGCGCATTGAATCTGTGGTGACCAGCGGACCGGTGACGGTCGACGACGAGACCCTGACCGTCGAGGCGAACACATGGATCGTCGGCGACGACGAGGCGGTGATCGTCATCGACCCGGCCAACGACGCCGAGGCCGTGCTCAAGGCCGTCGACGGGCGTGAGGTCATGGCAGTGGTCTGCACCCATGGACGCGACAACGTCCTGTCCACGGTGCTGGAGGTCTCCGCCGACGAGGAGCGCGGCGACGCGCCGATCATGCTGCACCGCGCCGACCGCCCGCTGTGGCGCACCTACTTCCGCAAGCTCGCGCAGGAGACCGAGGACGAGGACCTCCGCTCGCTGGAGCCGGACCAGTTCCTGGAGGAGGGCGGCGCCTTCGAGATCGCCGACGTCCAGCTCGAGGTCCTGCACACGCCGGGCTTCACCGGCGGCAGCATCACGCTGTACGGCGAGGGCGAGTCCATCCTGTTCACCGGCAACACCCTGTGGCGCGGCCGTCCGGGCGCCTACGGCGACGACTACCCCGAGCTGCACACCCAGCTGAACTCCATCAGCGCCCAGTTCGGCCAGTTGCCGCGCGACACCCGTGTGCTGACCGGCCAGGGCGCGGAGACCACCGTCGGCGAAGAGGCCGACCGCTGGGAGTCCTGGTACGAGCTGTCGCGCAACGACACCGAGTCCGACGAGTCCTGA
- a CDS encoding RecB family exonuclease: protein MEQLGLEGMPRRLYPCTPSRLNTWLDCPRRYRMTYLDRPQPAKGLPWAHNSMGAAVHNALAAYWRLPLAERTPEAAGALLARGWLTDGFRDAAQAQEWRARARTMVEDYAAGLDPEQEPAGVERTVATRTEVIAVSGRIDRLDHRGAALAVVDYKTGRRALGPEDARGSLALALYAVAASRVLRRPCRTVELHHLPTGTVAAWDHTEESLGRHLRRAEQVAMECADADEAYKTRIPAPRRSPEGGVEHAGHDEVFPPRPGPLCGWCDYARHCPEGQAAAPRKEPWAALEGARAEG, encoded by the coding sequence GTGGAGCAGCTCGGCCTGGAAGGAATGCCGCGCCGCCTCTATCCGTGCACTCCGTCCCGGCTCAACACCTGGCTGGACTGCCCGCGCCGGTACCGGATGACCTACCTGGACCGTCCGCAACCGGCCAAAGGGCTGCCCTGGGCGCACAACAGCATGGGCGCCGCGGTGCACAACGCGCTGGCCGCCTACTGGCGGCTCCCGCTCGCCGAGCGCACGCCTGAGGCGGCGGGCGCCCTGCTGGCGCGCGGCTGGCTCACCGACGGGTTCCGCGACGCCGCGCAGGCACAGGAGTGGCGTGCGCGGGCCCGCACGATGGTCGAGGACTACGCCGCGGGGCTCGACCCCGAGCAGGAACCGGCCGGCGTCGAGCGGACCGTGGCCACCCGCACCGAGGTGATCGCGGTCTCCGGCCGGATCGACCGGCTCGACCACCGGGGCGCCGCCCTGGCCGTCGTGGACTACAAGACCGGCCGCCGCGCGCTCGGCCCCGAGGACGCGCGGGGCTCCCTGGCCCTCGCCCTTTACGCCGTCGCGGCCTCCAGGGTCCTGCGGCGGCCGTGCCGGACCGTCGAACTCCACCACCTGCCCACGGGCACGGTGGCGGCGTGGGACCACACCGAGGAGTCCTTGGGACGGCACCTTCGCCGGGCCGAGCAGGTCGCCATGGAGTGCGCCGATGCCGACGAGGCGTACAAGACCCGCATCCCGGCGCCGCGCAGGTCGCCGGAAGGCGGGGTCGAGCACGCGGGGCACGACGAGGTCTTCCCGCCCCGCCCCGGGCCCCTGTGCGGCTGGTGCGACTACGCCAGGCACTGCCCCGAGGGACAGGCGGCCGCGCCGCGCAAGGAGCCCTGGGCGGCGCTGGAAGGCGCACGCGCCGAAGGTTAG
- a CDS encoding oxygenase MpaB family protein, protein MAASVAAPESVTWRVHIDRSMWIGGVRSLMLQALHPMAMWGVWQNSNFQEDPFGRLQRTADFVGVATFGSTEEIETLAARVRGIHRSLRILNHDTGKRERLDQPELLLWVHCAEVYSYLETARRAGLPLTDAMADRYLDEQRHTAEHVGLHAEDVPGSVKEMEAYFREMRPRLRATREALETVKFLVWPNMPENLKFLTPGKPAYFPFGALCYYSLPKWAREMYGTLPEVPQPLVTAALRSFRLAVNSVPERVHDYAFMKPTREMLERTRQNLAAEGYDLSKGLIGLRDPRRWPSGRLTHA, encoded by the coding sequence ATGGCGGCTTCGGTGGCGGCTCCGGAGAGCGTGACGTGGCGGGTGCACATCGACCGGTCCATGTGGATCGGCGGAGTACGGAGCCTCATGCTCCAGGCACTCCACCCCATGGCGATGTGGGGCGTGTGGCAGAACAGCAACTTCCAGGAGGACCCCTTCGGACGGCTCCAGCGGACCGCCGACTTCGTCGGGGTGGCGACCTTCGGCAGCACCGAGGAGATCGAGACGCTCGCGGCCCGGGTGCGCGGCATCCACCGCAGCCTGCGCATCCTCAACCACGACACCGGCAAACGCGAGCGGCTCGACCAGCCGGAACTGCTGCTGTGGGTGCACTGCGCGGAGGTCTACTCCTACCTGGAGACCGCCCGCAGGGCGGGGCTGCCCCTCACCGACGCCATGGCCGACCGCTACCTCGACGAGCAGCGGCACACCGCCGAGCACGTCGGCCTGCACGCCGAGGATGTGCCCGGCAGCGTCAAGGAGATGGAGGCCTACTTCCGGGAGATGCGGCCCCGGCTCCGCGCCACCCGCGAGGCCCTGGAGACCGTGAAATTCCTGGTGTGGCCGAACATGCCGGAGAACCTCAAGTTCCTCACGCCCGGCAAGCCCGCCTACTTCCCGTTCGGCGCGCTCTGCTATTACTCGCTGCCCAAGTGGGCGCGGGAGATGTACGGGACGCTCCCGGAGGTCCCGCAGCCCCTGGTGACCGCGGCGCTGCGCTCGTTCCGGCTCGCCGTGAACTCCGTCCCCGAGAGAGTCCACGACTACGCGTTCATGAAGCCGACGCGCGAGATGCTGGAACGCACCCGGCAGAACCTCGCCGCCGAAGGCTACGACCTGTCCAAGGGCCTCATCGGGCTGCGCGACCCGCGCCGCTGGCCGTCCGGACGGCTCACCCACGCCTAA